From one Colletotrichum destructivum chromosome 3, complete sequence genomic stretch:
- a CDS encoding Putative glucose-repressible protein Grg1 has translation MCWVASYMHHTPLASSLAVNDLKHGRQDQRGNFRNVGRKAPRRMRQWLPAFPHGRLQGAPNFLYKPLLPTTSSSLSFLLHHTHKQTISINFHKQPTKSNNPTIKMDTIKNAANYVSESVQQAGATASKETNKQVAKDDNVSIGNRASAAKDAVSDKVDEQKHDFKGEGYKESAKH, from the exons ATGTGCTGGGTGGCAAGCTACATGCATCACACCCCACTCGCTTCCAGTTTGGCTGTAAATGATCTCAAGCACGGAAGGCAAGACCAGCGGGGCAACTTCCGCAACGTAGGAAGGAAGGCACCACGACGCATGAGGCAATGGCTGCCTGCCTTCCCTCACGGGCGACTTCAAGGTGCTCCCAACTTCTTATATAaacctcttcttcccaccACCTCTTCCagcctttcttttcttcttcatcacaCTCACAAACAAACAATCTCAATCAACTTTCACAAACAACCAACCAAATCAAACAACCCAACCATCAAAATGGACACCATCAAGAACGCCGCCAactacgtctccgagtctGTTCAGCAGGCCGGTGCCACCGCCTCCAAGGAGACCAACAAGCAGGTCGCCAAGGATGACAACGTCTCCATCGGCAACCG TGCCTCCGCTGCCAAGGATGCTGTCAgcgacaaggtcgacgagCAGAAGCACGACTTCAAGGGCGAGGGCTACAAGGAGTCTGCCAAGCACTAA
- a CDS encoding Putative P-loop containing nucleoside triphosphate hydrolase: MEPVMSEAPEAAAENAVPFRSWDEEIKQLCASIEKNRGFSYFKVTGPPSSGKTTTVAARAAKATMNLKKGALFAVPTLMEAEFISTSSNAQNLDSVTFSWSDFLWGEDSQALEEMLRKGTTLIVKLNGQRTLASDLAQAAIYQLIEQERQNPDWAFTLVVLASFDIPCYHVLGNLDLPCTVLGHDLEDPKSVEQALSSRCYNLDPQIDWDAYVEQLIMDADRQQDPSTIICFLPLNSLNNSVHLAFSRNWKVCNTRTLHYQAEFLKWYRYETSPMASCALVVLDQVSDITACSVDLPNIRDIVLARSTRKLMFDPVMGQVMENDAQKPEDVALHCNFNLDEALCTAPWNPNPTTEQKSAFEWFYACSPKWPDIPVREWPVSFPYDRTLADSVASQLLWLEVIEPGDKTASFRIKTGFVGLP, from the exons aTGGAACCAGTCATGTCTGAAGCCCCTGAGGCAGCGGCTGAAAATGCCGTGCCTTTTCGTTCGTGGGATGAAGAGATCAAGCAACTTTGCGCCTCCATAGAGAAAAATCGCGGCTTCTCTTACTTCAAGGTTACGGGACCCCCTTCTTCCGGCAAGACAACGACGGTTGCAGCACGCGCGGCCAAGGCGACCATGAACCTCAAAAAAGGTGCCTTATTCGCCGTACCCACGCTGATGGAGGCAGAATTCATCTCTACCTCATCAAATGCACAAAATCTCGATTCGGTTACCTTTAGCTGGTCAGACTTCTTGTGGGGTGAAGATTcccaggccctcgaggaaATGCTGAGAAAAGGCACCACGTTGATTGTCAAACTGAACGGTCAGCGGACCTTGGCCTCCGACCTCGCCCAGGCAGCCATTTACCAACTGATCGAACAGGAGCGGCAAAACCCAGATTGGGCATTCACCCTGGTCGTTCTAGCCTCGTTCGACATACCATGTTACCACGTCCTCGGAAACCTCGACCTCCCATGCACGGTCTTGGGCCACGATCTCGAGGATCCCAAGTCGGTCGAACAAGCACTTAGTTCCCGCTGCTACAACCTCGACCCACAGATCGACTGGGATGCATATGTGGAGCAGTTGATCATGGATGCAGACCGACAACAAGACCCATCTACAATCATCTGTTTCCTTCCGCTGAACAGCCTCAACAACTCTGTACATCTGGCATTCAGCCGAAATTGGAAAGTGTGCAACACCCGAACGCTCCACTACCAAGCTGAGTTCCTGAAGTGGTACCGGTACGAAACCAGCCCAATGGCGAGCTGCGCCTTAGTTGTACTTGACCAAGTATCAGACATCACGGCCTGCAGCGTGGATCTGCCCAACATAAGAGACATTGTGTTGGCAAGATCCACCCGAAAATTGATGTTCGATCCCGTCATGGGTCAAGTCATGGAGAATGAC GCCCAGAAACCTGAGGATGTCGCATTACACTGCAActtcaacctcgacgaggcacTGTGTACAGCGCCTTGGAACCCAAACCCGACGACGGAGCAGAAGTCGGCCTTTGAATGGTTCTACGCCTGCAGTCCCAAATGGCCCGATATTCCAGTGCGCGAATGGCCAGTTAGCTTCCCCTATGACAGAACCCTTGCCGACAGCGTTGCCTCACAACTCCTGTGGCTGGAAGTCATTGAACCAGGAGACAAAACAGCGAGCTTCAGGATCAAGACGGGTTTTGTCGGTCTTCCATGA
- a CDS encoding Putative emopamil-binding protein, whose amino-acid sequence MSSASSTLPPDLFDQTTLVSLGATVVLLSIAIAVSRRVLHPTTSTRYRVLFVWHAFDALIHFFLEGSFLYHCFLSYIPLADVPNADLGGFHPTPANFLGHSDRIYGAQAGGDNPFAQLWMVYARADKRWAGADLGVISLELLTVFGAGPLAVWICYCIAKRDPKVNIWMIIIATAELYGGFMTFCPEWLTGNIYLDTSNFMYLWVYLVFFNMLWVFIPLYAIYVAYGEISSAFKAQGARKNL is encoded by the exons ATGTCGTCCGCATCCTCAACCCTCCCGCCCGACCTATTTGACCAAACGACGCTCGTATCCCTCGGAGCCACggtcgtcctcctctccatcgccatcgccgtaTCCCGCCGCGTCCTGCACCCGACGACTTCGACGAGGTATcgcgtcctcttcgtctggCACGCATTCGACGCCCTGATCCACTTCTTTCTCGAGGGCAGCTTCCTATACCACTGCTTTTTATCCTACATCCCGCTCGCCGACGTGCCCAATGCCGACCTTGGTGGGTTTCACCCGACGCCCGCGAACTTCCTGGGCCATTCGGACCGCATCTATGGCGCCCAGGCGGGCGGGGACAACCCCTTCGCGCAGCTATGGATGGTATACGCGAGGGCGGATAAGAGGTGGGCTGGCGCAGACTTG GGCGTGATCTCGCTGGAGCTTCTGACCGTGTTTGGTGCCGGACCTTTGGCGGTCTGGATCTGCTACTGCATTGCCAAGCGCGATCCTAAGGTCAATATTTGGATGATCATCATCGCGACTGCGGAGCTCTACGGAG GCTTTATGACCTTCTGCCCCGAGTGGCTGACCGGCAACATCTACCTGGACACCAGCAACTTCATGTACCTGTGGGTTTACCTGGTCTTCTTCAACATGCTGTGGGTGTTCATTCCCTTGTATGCCATCTACGTCGCCTATGGAGAGATTTCGTCCGCCTTCAAGGCTCAGGGTGCGAGGAAGAACCTTTGA
- a CDS encoding Putative alpha/beta hydrolase-1, peptidase S33 tripeptidyl aminopeptidase-like protein codes for MSSIMPAKSFAESDKPSRLVHSQRREWRRPLVLALALFGIWAWKLSDWLDGRNAILHTERSGPFPVFTDWDDIPPCEKLRWVRCALPGMVPTGRGYMCARLTVPMDYQRPLNLSSDNPKVHIAMVLLPGLGNGLETRRFSESPLLLNPGGPGGSGTTFTLPPFGPTIQTAAGGIIDIIGFDPRGIGATTPRADCFVDTEPGHESSTEAKNLAYLHRLTWNTMAHDVGLPNTTAGATDQLVHRAKALSKLCSQKDGDAGGFRYMSTPNVAADMKTIVEAHDAWLEDNGFNTVPLSAGMLSASEAPPPSTKGKLVYWGFSYGTFLGQTFAAMYPDLVGRLVLDGVVDSRSYDTPSWISSMQDADAILDKLFYYCHSASNDCALFRDGDDGPDPIKKRYEQVMAKLRDEPVIVVSRLGHMPVVLMEADVKKVLFTSLYSPTRIFPLLANFLNRVFVGDDLSDWVIAPDFGFIRDPTLKLLIYPEESAPAIGCSDQRYRRNETWEETLNEVSKYTASFADVWTSIMMVCEDWDVEAKFPSPDWDANLQSPNPINTSFPILFAGNTHDPVTPLSSAVAMSQRFAGAGLFELKAEGHCTLAATSLCAIMKIRDYLQKGVVPPEPTVPANGTIAGWDTCEASEWPWKPFLGGPGETEDGVRAEDLLVLQGLREVHGEIIGRLTPPLKVRLE; via the exons ATGTCTTCAATCATGCCGGCGAAAAGCTTCGCTGAGTCAGATAAGCCTTCTCGGCTTGTTCACTCGCAGCGGAGAGAATGGAGAAGgcctctcgtcctcgcgctcgccctcttcggcatCTGGGCATGGAAACTCAGTGACTGGCTCGACGGCCGCAATGCAATTCTCCACACGGAGCGGAGCGGGCCTTTCCCTGTCTTCACCGACTGGGACGACATTCCGCCATGCGAGAAGCTGCGCTGGGTGCGATGCGCTCTGCCCGGCATGGTTCCCACGGGTCGTGGCTATATGTGCGCCCGTTTGACCGTGCCGATGGATTACCAACGGCCTCTGAATTTGTCCTCCGACAATCCCAAGGTCCACATCGCCATGGTCCtccttcccggcctcggcaacggcTTGGAGACCCGCCGCTTTTCCGAGTCCCCGCTTCTTCTCAACCCCGGCGGGCCTGGCGGATCCGGAACCACGTTCACGCTTCCGCCCTTCGGCCCCACAATCCAGACGGCCGCCGGAGGCATAATCGACATCATCGGCTTTGATCCTCGGGGCATTGGAGCCACGACACCCCGTGCTGACTGCTTCGTCGATACTGAGCCAGGCCACGAGTCCTCAACCGAGGCAAAGAATCTCGCTTACCTGCACCGGCTGACCTGGAATACGATGGCTCACGACGTCGGCCTACCCAACACtaccgccggcgccacggACCAGCTCGTCCATAGGGCCAAGGCGTTGTCCAAGCTTTGTTCCCAAAAAGATGGGGATGCGGGTGGATTTAGGTACATGTCGACGCCGAATGTGGCGGCCGACATGAAGACCATTGTCGAAGCACACGACGCCTGGCTCGAGGACAATGGGTTCAACACCGTTCCGCTCAGCGCGGGCATGCTCTCGGCAAGCGAGGCGCCTCCGCCTTCTACCAAGGGCAAGCTCGTTTACTGGGGCTTCAGCTACGGCACGTTTCTTGGCCAGACCTTTGCGGCCATGTATC CTGACTTGGTGGGGCGATTGGTTCTTGACGGTGTTGTAGACTCCAGGTCGTATGATACGCCC TCGTGGATCTCGAGCATGCAAGACGCAGACGCAatcctcgacaagctcttcTACTACTGTCATTCCGCCAGTAACGACTGCGCCCTCTTCcgtgatggcgatgatggcccgGACCCCATCAAGAAACGATACGAGCAAGTCATGGCCAAGTTGCGAGACGAACCAGTTATCGTTGTATCTCGCCTGGGGCACATGCCCGTCGTATTGATGGAGGCCGATGTCAAGAAGGTGCTTTTCACATCATTGTACTCTCCCACCAGGATCTTCCCTTTGTTGGCCAACTTCCTGAACCGCGTCTTCGTCGGAGACGACCTCTCCGACTGGGTGATCGCGCCGGATTTCGGCTTCATCCGCGACCCAACTCTGAAGCTGCTAATTTACCCCGAAGAGAGCGCGCCGGCCATCGGATGTAGTGACCAGCGGTATCGT CGAAATGAGACATGGGAGGAGACGCTTAACGAGGTGTCTAAGTACACGGCTTCGTTCGCAGACGTC TGGACGTCCATTATGATGGTCTGCGAAGACTGGGACGTGGAAGCTAAGTTCCCCAGCCCCGACTGGGACGCGAACCTCCAGAGCCCAAACCCGATCAACACTTCCTTCCCGATCCTATTCGCAGGCAATACCCACGATCCCGTCACTCCtctctcctcggccgtcgcgaTGTCGCAGAGattcgccggcgccggccttttcgagctcaaggccgagggccATTGCACTCTGGCCGCGACATCGCTCTGCGCCATCATGAAGATCCGGGACTACTTGCAAAAGGGTGTTGTCCCGCCGGAGCCGACAGTCCCCGCCAACGGGACCATTGCAGGGTGGGATACGTGTGAAGCCAGCGAGTGGCCTTGGAAGCCGTTCCTGGGGGGGCCTGGCGAGACGGAAGATGGCGTGCGTGCGGAGGACCTACTTGTCTTGCAGGGGCTGAGGGAAGTGCATGGAGAGATCATCGGCAGGTTGACACCGCCTTTGAAGGTGCGTCTTGAGTGA
- a CDS encoding Putative NAD kinase encodes MGVGTAIDDKEKCVDLEKDEDAHSSDSDDDYQKAVEVTFEPGNPYRRKSSLVTSDTSRPLPRHPSRRTECIVHQFLESQRKARDAVASASNHGSRSNSTSSASKANDHLHHGHPTYESPNRQAGAKDVCRETGMSKTVEPKARVAKQRASILAADSPEDSDIGQADEKSWRSEIIKSASQVDLAQSDDEDELHSRLLTKKQLSEMAWGVRELSRRLSSMRIRFRVKTIFLLTKIHDADLISRTRELTKWLLSHERDVDYTVYVEEKFKDNKKFNALGMVEELSKEALDAGQPQTKASDDVISKRLRYWDEDMCRNRPHMFDFAITLGGDGTVLYASWLFQRIVPPVLSFSLGSLGFLTKFDFEEHRTILESAFNKGVTVSLRLRFEGTIMRSQQRKRLADVEESSSSQDDDGHKPDLVEELVGEEREDEHTHKPDGTFEILNEIVVDRGPNPTMSYTEIFGDDEHFTSVLADGICVSTPTGSTAYNLAAGGSLCHPENPVMLVTAICAHTLSFRPIILPDTIVLRIGVPYDARTNSWASFDGRERMELFPGDYVTISASRYPFASVQAQGRRSEDWVNSISGKLGWNTRQKQKGYKEWDN; translated from the exons ATGGGCGTCGGGACCGCGATTGACGATAAGGAGAAGTGCGTCGACttggagaaggacgaggatgctCATTCGAGTGACAGCGACGATGATTACCAAAAGGCCGTTGAG GTCACATTTGAGCCCGGCAATCCTTACCGCCGCAAAAGCTCACTGGTGACGTCTGACACATCTCGGCCTCTGCCGCGCCACCCGAGCAGGAGAACCGAGTGCATCGTCCACCAGTTCCTCGAAAGCCAGAGAAAGGCCCGCGACGCCGTTGCCTCCGCCAGCAACCACGGCTCCAGGTCCAATTCGACCTCGAGTGCTTCCAAGGCAAACGATCACCTCCACCATGGTCACCCCACCTACGAGAGTCCTAACCGGCAAGCGGGCGCCAAGGACGTATGCAGGGAAACGGGCATGTCCAAAACGGTTGAGCCGAAAGCGCGCGTGGCCAAGCAGAGAGCCTCGATTCTGGCAGCAGACAGCCCGGAAGACAGCGACATTGGTCAGGCTGACGAAAAGTCTTGGCGATCTGAAATTATCAAGTCTGCATCACAAGTCGATCTCGCACAatccgacgacgaagatgagctgCACAGCCGGCTACTCACCAAGAAACAGCTAAGCGAGATGGCCTGGGGGGTTCGCGAGCTCAGCCGTCGCCTCAGCAGCATGCGCATCAGGTTTCGCGTCAAGACCATCTTCCTCCTGACCAAGATACACGACGCAGACTTGATCAGTCGAACACGGGAGCTGACCAAATGGCTTCTGTCGCACGAGCGAGACGTCGACTATACCGTCTATGTGGAGGAGAAGTTCAAAGACAACAAAAAGTTCAACGCGTTGGGCATGGTCGAAGAGCTCAGCAAGGAGGCCCTCGATGCCGGCCAACCGCAAACCAAGGCCAGCGATGATGTTATCTCTAAACGGCTCCGGTACTGGGATGAAGACATGTGCCGCAACCGACCGCACATGTTCGACTTTGCAATCACTttgggcggcgacggcactGTGCTTTATGCCAGCTGGTTGTTCCAGCGCATTGTCCCACCGGTGCTGAGCTTCTCCCTCGGTAGTCTTGGCTTCCTAACCAAATTCGACTTTGAGGAACACCGCACCATACTCGAGAGCGCATTCAACAAGGGCGTCACAGTGAGCCTACGACTGCGCTTCGAAGGAACCATCATGAGAAGCCAGCAGAGAAAACGATTGGCGGACGTCGAAGAGAGCAGCTCTAGCCAGGACGATGATGGACACAAGCCCGACCTTGTCGAAGAACTTGTAGgcgaggagagggaggacgaGCATACGCACAAACCAGACGGGACGTTTGAGATATTGAACGAAATCGTCGTGGACCGCGGCCCCAATCCGA CAATGTCATATACGGAAATATTTGGTGACGATGAGCACTTCACTTCTGTCTTGGCAGATGGCATTTGCGTGTCGACCCCCACCGGCTCTACCGCCTACAATctggcggccggcggctccCTCTGCCACCCTGAGAACCCAGTCATGCTCGTCACCGCCATCTGTGCTCATACGCTTTCCTTCCGCCCAATTATCCTACCAGACACCATCGTCCTCCGTATAGGTGTGCCCTACGATGCAAGGACGAACTCCTGGGCCAGCTTCGACGGCCGCGAGCGCATGGAGCTGTTCCCTGGGGATTATGTCACCATCAGCGCCAGCCGGTATCCCTTTGCAAGCGTCCAGGCTCAGGGTCGGCGAAGCGAGGACTGGGTCAACAGCATTAGCGGAAAATTGGGCTGGAATACGCGGCAGAAACAAAAGGGATACAAGGAATGGGATAATTAG
- a CDS encoding Putative TMEM14 family protein, which produces MAEHPAFTLAGLLAGGGTFGFYRTRSKPSLIAGLTLGASFACAGYLLKKNKDYGAELALGSSVVLLGAGAQRLVATQAKSRPAIGLSVAGALSTYYYQKKFREFRFGV; this is translated from the exons ATGGCTGAGCATCCGGCATTCACACTAGCGGGCCTGT tggctggcggcggcacctTCGGCTTCTACCGCACGCGTTCCAAGCCGTCTCTCATTGCAGGCCTGACTCTCGGCGCCAGCTTTGCCTGCGCAG GATATCTCctcaagaagaacaaggaTTACGGCGCCGAGCTTGCGTTGGGTAGCAGCGTCGTCCTGCTGGGAGCCGGCGCCCAGAGGCTGGTTGCCACGCAAGCCAAGTCGCGCCCGGCCATCGGCctcagcgtcgccggcgcgctGTCGACGTACTACTACCAGAAGAAATTCAGAGAATTCCGCTTCGGTGTCTGA